The following coding sequences are from one Triticum aestivum cultivar Chinese Spring chromosome 5A, IWGSC CS RefSeq v2.1, whole genome shotgun sequence window:
- the LOC123107499 gene encoding protein MEI2-like 6, whose product MAILDQHCAEENKLRCRPRGGGAAVAKSEYDFLYLPIDFRTKCNKGYAFVNMTTPTAARRLYAFLHGHHWAGCAKVCEVVHAHIQGVDALAAHFSRSLFPCGNNKEFLPVRFGPPRDGLRQTAERTIGCAVVRRRLS is encoded by the exons ATGGCCATCTTGGACCAGCATTGCGCGGAGGAGAACAAGCTTCGATGTCGACCCcgaggcggcggcgccgccgtcgcGAAGTCGGAGTACGACTTCCTATACCTTCCAATCGATTTTAG GACAAAATGCAACAAAGGCTACGCGTTCGTCAACATGACGACGCCGACGGCCGCACGGCGGCTCTACGCGTTCCTCCACGGCCACCACTGGGCGGGCTGCGCCAAGGTCTGCGAGGTCGTGCACGCCCACATCCAG GGAGTGGACGCGCTGGCGGCGCACTTCTCCCGCTCGCTATTCCCATGTGGCAACAACAAGGAGTTCCTGCCGGTGCGGTTCGGGCCTCCCAGGGACGGCCTCCGGCAGACGGCGGAGCGCACCATCGGCTGTGCGGTGGTCCGTCGTCGCCTCAGCTGA
- the LOC123101487 gene encoding protein MEI2-like 6, whose product MTAYSTSLLHPAAPGTGPVAFSPFQLCSAAPFALPLCCPFPPHYLYPPPPLPPSCGLAVGCDGWLAPMGSAYTVGVPALPFLPWLHMPPPPPFPMVLYYNPALKPLLPATRCSITEIVEDGNVEPPMAEVEDEPSPRSVLALWRRSAALPPPSSGVAGSKPPFDGRSKKTSVMICNIPNSFMLVLPIFLVSCFNLAEVLDCTDVLDCCFKFIFSPLEGNEG is encoded by the coding sequence ATGACTGCCTACTCAACCTCGCTCCTGCACCCTGCCGCTCCTGGGACCGGTCCCGTGGCCTTCTCCCCCTTTCAGCTCTGTTCCGCGGCTCCATTCGCCCTGCCGCTGTGCTGTCCCTTCCCGCCGCACTACCTGTACCCACCTCCCCCGCTGCCGCCTTCGTGCGGGCTGGCTGTCGGGTGCGACGGCTGGCTCGCTCCGATGGGTAGTGCCTACACCGTGGGGGTGCCCGCGTTACCGTTCTTGCCTTGGCTGCACATGCCCCCTCCGCCGCCTTTTCCGATGGTGCTGTACTACAACCCGGCCCTCAAGCCGCTGCTGCCGGCGACGCGCTGCAGCATCACGGAGATCGTAGAAGACGGCAACGTCGAGCCCCCGATGGCAGAGGTGGAAGACGAGCCCTCCCCTCGCTCGGTCCTCGcgctctggaggaggagcgcggcgCTTCCGCCTCCGTCTTCCGGCGTCGCAGGCAGCAAACCACCCTTCGACGGAAGGAGCAAGAAGACATCCGTCATGATCTGCAACATCCCCAATAGTTTCATGTTAGTACTTCCTATATTTCTTGTTTCTTGCTTCAATCTTGCTGAGGTTCTTGATTGTACGGATGTTCTTGATTGTTGCTTCAAGTTTATTTTTTCTCCCCTCGAAGGAAACGAAGGTTGA